In Castanea sativa cultivar Marrone di Chiusa Pesio chromosome 6, ASM4071231v1, a single window of DNA contains:
- the LOC142638605 gene encoding protein TIC 20-IV, chloroplastic-like — MPVVAPLTSSPCLLFNPSPHTTLLPPAGVAAAACGFWYKDAILQKFSKTFTTHNPLARRPVVACSSKGTSFPHLSATSQFSSGNQGGLLHRIPLLARPRKSIMPLQASDNPFGYRIPKMTEKPEWWWRIFACIPYLLALQMSETASYVQPLLDRHEFLEDLLYYIPGAVRRLPWWFHILHFYLAYFGVVQNKKWPHYLRFHVAMGFLLEQALQVVVLSSNFMPLIHFQGTCGLYYWAAVGFLYIFIMLECVRCALAGKYVKIPLISDSAFIHSLFKIGGYQRPF; from the exons ATGCCGGTTGTTGCGCCTCTTACCAGCTCCCCCTGTCTCCTCTTCAACCCTTCTCCACATACGACTCTTCTTCCTCCCGCTGGAGTCGCCGCCGCCGCTTGTGGTTTTTg GTATAAGGATGCAATTCTACAAAAATTTTCCAAGACCTTCACAACACATAATCCCTTGGCTAGACGCCCAGTTGTTGCATGCAGTTCTAAAG GAACTTCATTCCCACACCTTTCTGCTACATCCCAGTTTTCAAGTGGGAATCAAGGTGGCCTGTTGCATAGAATTCCTTTATTAGCCAGACCACGCAAATCTATAATGCCTCTGCAAGCATCCGATAATCCATTTGGTTATCGCATTCCAAAAATGACTGAGAAGCCAGAATGGTGGTGGAGAATTTTTGCATGTATCCCCTATCTTTTAGCTTTGCAGATGTCTGAGACAGCATCTTATGTCCAACCCTTACTTGACCGACATGAATTCCTTGAGGATTTGTTGTATTATATCCCAGGAGCGGTTAGGAGGTTGCCTTGGTGGTTCCATATACTACATTTCTACTTAGCATACTTTGGAGTGGTGCAGAATAAAAAATGGCCCCATTATCTAAGATTCCATGTGGCAATGGGCTTTTTATTGGAACAGGCCCTGCAAGTGGTAGTTCTGTCTAGCAATTTCATGCCACTTATACACTTCCAAGGTACATGTGGATTGTACTATTGGGCAGCTGTGGGATTCCTATATATTTTCATCATGTTGGAGTGTGTAAGGTGTGCTCTTGCTGGTAAATATGTTAAAATCCCTTTGATCAGTGATAGTGCATTTATCCATAGTCTCTTTAAAATAGGCGGATACCAGCGGCCTTTCTAG